GGTGACTGATATGCAGCCAAGTGCAGTTTTCCTCTATCAAGAACAAGCTTTATCTGAAAAGCTATCTCAGCCTTATCGCCAAAGATTTTTACGTATTTCCGCAGTTAAAAATAGCAAATTAGTGGAATCGGCTGGTTTTAAACCTCCCAAACCCGAATCTTGGGTTGGTTTGTGTAATCAGCCAGAAGCGAAACGGCTTGTTTCCAGTAACGATTTGGGTAAAACTGAATGCAGTGTCTTTTTACAGAAAGAAGGGAATAATTACGTTGGCGAGACACAGCCAGGTGGTTGTCCAACTAACTTTAAAGGAGCCGTTAAGATTACCAATCATATTACTTTACACGCCAACGGAATGGAGACTTGGGATCGAGGTTACGACGCACAGGGAAATATTATCTGGGGTGCTAAACAAGAACCTTACCAATATCTCTGGGTAAATTCTGCTCAACTATCTAAATAGAAGGAAGAAGGAAGAAGGAAGAAGGAAGAAGGGAAAGCGAATATGAAATTTAAATGCACAGTAGCTTACTACTTATTACTGAATTTTACCTCTGTGCAGACGTAGCACTGAGCGAAATCGAAGTGCTACGTCTCTACCAATGACTTCTGTTGAACCTACACATCGAAAATCTATTAAATATTGCCATGTCGGATCATCGCGTGCTTTGTTTGGGTGAGCTTCTCTTCGATCGCCTAGCTGACAATTCGGCTGCTAGTATAGATGAAGTTAACTCTTGGACATCATACCCTGGTGGCGCTCCTGCTAATGTAGCTTGCGGTTTAGTTAAGTTGGGAACTCCTGCTACTTTCATCGGATGTGTCGGTAAAGATGCTAGTGGAGAAGCTTTAGTTAAGGAGTTACAGTCTGTTGGGGTAGATGTTACAGGAATTCAATATCATCCTACCGCACCAACGAGAGAAGTGTACGTGTTGCGATCGCCAACAGGCGATCGGGAATTTGCGGGTTTTGGGAATCTACCACCTGACTGTTTTGCTGATGCTTTTTTACAAGCAGATAGATTGATAGAATCATTATTTTTAGAAGCGGAATATCTGGTTTTAGGAACTTTAGAACTGGCTTATCCTGAAACTAGAAAAGCTGTTAATAAGGCTTTAGATTTAGCACATAAATACAATCTAAAAATCCTGTTAGATGTTAATTGGCGCTCAATGTTTTGGTTAGATCCTCTAGAAGCGACACCTTTAATTCGCCAAGTAATTAAGCAAGTAGACTTTCTCAAACTATCAACAGAAGAAGCTGAATGGCTGTTTGATACTATCGATCCTGGCGCTATAGCTTATCGACTTAATTCTGTAGAAGGGGTGTTGGTAACGGCTGGAGAAAATGGCTGTTACTATTGTATTTCTGAAAGTGAAGGACACATTCCAGCTTTTGGGGTTAATGTAGTTGATACAACTGGTGCTGGAGATGCTTTTGTCGCTGGTTTTTTACATCAACTTTGTCAATGTGGAATGAAACAGTTACAAAAGCCAGAAACTATCAAAAATTTAGTGGTTTATGCTAGTGCTGTCGGTGCTTTAACTACTACTAAACCAGGTGCGATCGCGGCTCAACCAACAGTAGCAGAAATCGATGTTTTCTTACTAGAGCAAAGCCAAAAATGAAATGGATAATGGGTAATTCCACTTCATTAACGTTTTGAGTACCTTGGTTTCTGCGGCTAAAAGCGGCTGATTATTTGCTAAGAAAGAATCTTCAGCTTCTTGGAGATAGAGCGTAGCTCTTCGGCGATTATATCTGCCAGGTTGTTGATAAATTAGCAACCCTATTTCTAGATATGTTTGAGGATTTTCAGCACCTTGACTCAATGAATTTTCCTGATTTTCAATTTCTAATTCTCGCTGTTTCCAATCATATATATATGGGGTAGTCTTAGCTTTTTCTTCCTCGTCATCTAAGATGGGAATTTGTAAGACAGAAGCGATTTTCTGGACTATATTTTGGGCATTTACTAGATCGTCACTGGAATAAGAAGCCAAATAAATCTGGCGATGAGTTGAGGCTAAGATGAGATTAACTTGATAAAAGTAATCTTCATCTCCATCTGAAATTGTAATTTTAATACCTGTCACTATTTCTTTAGGAAATTCTAAAGACTTAGCCAACAAATTAGTGAAGAGGTACTTTCTATGAATGGAGATTGTACCAGTCTTTATATCAAAATCGTAGGTTTTGTCTTGGGTAAACAGAATAAGAAAGTATAAAACTCCCACCAGTACAACTGAAGCAACTCCGACGCAGATTAAATTGTGAATCAGTAAACCAAAACTGAGCAGAAATAGACAACTAGGAATACCTGTTACAGCTAATAGAATAATTTGCCATACAGGATATTTAGAGTTTAAGATCAGACATTCTTGATTATCTTCTATAATTTTCATAAGCATCTAAATTTGTAACTCCTTTAATGCTGGGTTTCCAGTTCTGACTTCTGACTTCTGACTTCTGACTTCATTTAATATGGATAATAATCACAATCAAGAACTTTATCAAGTAATTAGCGATCGCATCACTAACTCACCCCAAAATCGGATTACATTTGCCGAATATATGGATTTGGTTTTATATCATCCTCAGCAAGGATATTATGCCAGAAAATCCACTCAAATTGGTGCCCAAGGTGACTTTTTTACTTCTCCTCATTTAGCTCAAGATTTTGGACAACTTTTAGCTAAGCAATTCTTCCAAATGTGGGAAATATTAGGCAAACCTAACTCATTTCAGCTAGTAGAAATGGGCGCTGGGCAAGGAATTATTGCTGCTGATATTTTAACTTATTGGCAACAAGAGGAGCCAGAGTTTTGGCAAGTTTTAGAATATATTATTATTGAAAAATCTCCCCAAATGCAGGTTCAGCAGCAAAAGCTTTTACAGCCTTTTTGCCAAAAAACACAATGGTTAGACTGGCAAGATATTCTAGATAATCAAATTACAGGTTGCTGCTTTTCTAATGAGTTAGTTGATGCTTTTCCGGTACATCAATTAATCGTTAAAGATGGCAAAATCCAAGAAATATATCTTACTTTATCCCCAGAAAATAACAATTTTATCGAAATTGCTGATATGGTTTCCACTTCAGATATATTAGATTATTTTCAAACTTTAGAAATCAATATAAATTCTTATCCAGAAGGATACCGGACTGAAGTTAATTTAGCTGCTCTAGATTGGTTAAAAACTGTATCAAATAAGTTGAAATCTGGTTACCTGCTAACTATTGATTACGGATATTCAGCAACTCGTTACTATCACCCAAATCGTTCTCAAGGGACATTACAGTGCTATTACAAACATCAATATCATAATAATCCTTATCTCAACTTAGGCAATCAAGATATGACTGCTCATGTCAATTTTACAGCTTTAGAAATAACCGGAAAAAGTTTTGATTTACAAACAGTTGGATTTACTCAACAAGGGTTATTTTTGATGGTATTAGGATTAGGAGAACGCATCGCTAATATTTCTCAAATAGAAGTCCAAAATGCTCAACAGATGCAAAAAGTTTTACAACGTCGTCAAGCTTTACATCAACTGATAGATCCGACAGGATTAGGAAACTTTGGGGTATTAATACAAAGTAAAGGTTTAACACAGTCGCCACAAAACCCGCCACTAATAGGGTTGACAGTACCTTAATCAACCGTTCGATCGGGGCGAAAGAAAACCCAATCAACAATCAACAATCAACAATCAACAATTAACAATCAACAATCAACAATGCCCTTAATATTTAAGGTCCAGCAAATACAGCATCTTGTATATCTTGACGACTTAAAGAATAGCGAAAAGAACGGTAAAGATCGTCACCTTGTTCTCCAGTATCCAAATAGCAAACTACTAATTCTTCAATTTCTAAAACTAATTCAGCCTGCCACTTTTGGGCTTCAATGCGCCAACTATTTAAACTCTGAGGATCTTGTTGACAACCTTGTTCTGTCAACCACATTTCTATTTGGGGTAACGTATGACTATATAAAGGTGTTTCGGGTGCAGGAAGTTCCATTGAATTATTGAAGATCAAAATAAAGAATTGAAAGAAACGACTCCTGACTCCATTAGGGGTCCTCTCGTCAAGCCAATGGTGATCGCCAGCAACAGACAAAGTAACAAAGTTCCACCCATAATTAGTAAAGCAAAGATTTCCCCAGGAGACAACGGGCGATCGCTCGGATCGAGATAAGCCGAAGAACTGCGGTAAGTCGGAGTCTTCGCAGGTGGACGTTGCCAATCTGGAGACACTTGCATCACACTAATGCGAGAGTAACCTATTTGGTGGTCATAAGCCAAACGGCGCTGAGGGTTACTTAACGTCCCATAAGCCTCATTTAGTTGCTGAAACTTGACCGTAGCCACTTTAGCAGGTAGATCTGTGGTATCTGGATGATAGCGCTTACTGAGTTCTCGATAAGCACGACGAATTTCAATCGGGGAAGCCGAAGGATGTAACCCTAATAAACCATAGTGAGTATTAGCAAAAACACTATTCGACATACCCGACACCTAATAGATTAGCAACGCGAACCGTTTCGATCATTTTATCGCTGCTGTGCCAGTAGGTGTCCGTAGTCAAGAATTAGTCGCTCTTAAAAAAATACTTTCCCCAGGAAACTTTTCCGTTTCTACTACTGGGGGAACTAGATAAATTCCTGCGGCTTCTACACTCAAAAGTCCCGAAGTTCCAGGAGGTTGGGTGTTGGGATCTCCACCAAAATTGACATCTTTTAACCAGCTAGTACGAGATAGCATTTGAATTACCCGCGCTGGCGTATCTTGAAAACTGACGAAATTTAACCCAAAAGACCATCCGTTAGCTGATGTTTCTAAAAATTCGTACCCTTGACGGAAAATCCTTAAGGAATCAGGGTCGCTTAAATTGCCACTCTTGAGTTGATTGGCGCGCTGGACATGACTTTGTTTAATTTGGTCGCTGACTGCTTGTGGTGGTTCCCGAAAATCTTCATTTCCTGAAGCTAAAATGTCTTTGGTTCCCACAAATGGACAGCCAGTTTCAGATATGGGATTTCCGGCAGGATTTAAACTGGTAATCGGACAACCTGTAAGTTTATCTCTTCCAACTAATAGTTCTTGATCTAGGCGAGATAGTTTCCTCCACACAGGTAAATCAACTTGTAGGCGCAAAAACGTTAAATAAGTGCCCCCTATTGTCCAGTCGTCTCCTCCTGCTGTCTGGGGTTTGATTTCCACCACTTGAAGGCGAGGATTGCCACTCTTTAAATTGGAAATCCCATCGTGGAAGTCAATCCAACTGCGTCCATCTTCCCGATTGAAGCCAGTAAAGATACCACTGAGAGATAAGGTGGCTGTACCTGTGGCTGGATCGGTATTATCTTGCAATATTTTCCAGGTTTCTAAAATTGGACGGTTGACAGATAGGGGAGTATCGCCAATAAATTGAACGGCTATTTCTTCCGTCGCTAGGTTTTTAGATAAGCCTTGCAAGTAACGTAATTGGGAACCAACTAAAATCGGGTTTCCTCCCCCTTGTAAGGAAGAACGGAATTGGTTTCTGGCTTGTAAGGCTTGGGGTAGAGTTCTATTGGCTTGCGGCAAACTAAAGGCTTTGGGACCATAACCGACTAAAACAGTCAATCCACTAGGTGGTAATTCCACCCCAGGAAGATCTGCCACTACACCGCGCTTCAAATCTTGGTATGTTTGCCATAATTTGCCAAATAATTCGGCAACTTGGGGTGCAGTAGCATCTGTTTGAGCGCGTAGGAAAATGATACTAAAACATTGGGCAGGTTTTTGTCCTCGATCGTAATAAATTCCCTCTTGCAACTTGGGCATAGTTACCTATTCCACAATTAATCGTTTTTTTAGCTATAGCAGTTCTCAATTGAGTGAGGTACAGATTACTTTTTTGAAACTCTTGTTTGCTGTGCATCTTGCCCGCCCATGAGGAGTGCATCAAAACTAGAACCGCTATATATCGCGTCTCTTATTCAAGTCTCATCCGTCGAGGACTAACTTTGATAAATTGAGCTTGAGAATCTAATTCGTCTTTTAATTGCTGGATTTGCCGACAAACATTAGCTTCTCGACAGTTAATTGGTTCTTCTGAAGGGATAGTTCTATATTCATTATCCTCTATGGGTGTAGATTCGCCGACAACGACAATCGGTCCAACTTCAACTTTGGCAACTACATCATAACCTCCGGTAATTTGACGTTCATCTGCACCTTCAATAATCTTGATATCGTCTAAAAAGAAGGGTTCTGCGTCTGATGGTCCAAATTCCAGCCTTTGATATAGTCCTGGATTGCCACGACTAAATTTAATCCAGTTTTGGGGTATAGGTTCTTCATTCAGGAAGAAATTATCGGCGGTAAAGGTACGAATATACATCCCTAATGGGTTAGCAAAAGCGACTGTACGTCCTTCAGAAGCTGCATCGTGGGCTGCGGCGGCTGCTGCGGGGTCTGCATGGCGACAAGCCAGATAAGTGGTTCCTGCTTGCCGGAAAATCTCGTATAATTCAGCTTTGCGGAAGTTCCCATTAACTTTTACCTGTCGGGGAATTGCCCCAAACATGACAATATAAATTAGATCGTCTAGTCCATTAATGGGATGACCCATAAATAAGGCATTGTCCAGATTAAGTCTTCCTACTGCGCTAGTACCTTTACCATCCCCAGCCACAAATTGGGAAAATAAGTTTTCTCTCTGTTGCGGTGACAAGGCATTGGGATCTGTAACCCCAGGACCATAGAATTCAGAAAAAGGGATAGGTCTACCCAAAATCTCTTGCGCGATCGCTTGCATCTGTTCTGGGGCATTTACTGCTAATGTCACCCAATATTCCCGCAATTCAGTCGTTACTTCTACCCGTTTAGGGCGCAATCGACCTAAATCATCGCTTCGATAGGTGATATGGTATTCCAAATACTCATTATGCAAGATTTGGCGGGCGCGATCGCCAAAGTCCGAAAGTTGACGGGCAATATCTACATTTTGGCAAAACTCTGGTTCAGCAGGACTACCCGCCCATTTCACTGCATCTGTTGTCTGAGAGTTAGGTATGCTTGCCGGATCTAATACCATGAATCGACTACCGAAATTCTGGCTCTGTCCGTTGAATTCGCTTTTAATCTGCTGATTCCAAGCAGATACAACTGCTTCAGGAAGTGCGTCTGCAAATCCTGGAACACCATAAATCATAAAATTTTTCTCCATCTAATGGGCTTAAGTAAGCTTTGTGTGCCTTAATATGACAAGTGACCTAAATTTAGGTCTTGCCACTAGCTTAATTAAAGAAAAAAGGTTTGTCAGTTAGAAAAAGTTGTATTTTGTAAGATTATTTCCTCAGAAAAGTTAGTAATTTACATTTCTTAATCTCTGGAACCAGTTTTCTGGACTGAGAAGGGATGCACTTCGCTACCAATCCCCAAATTGAAGATTTATTTGCATTTAATTGGGCTAAAAGAGCGAGAGCGCTAATAATTTAGGACTTTACGCACTCAACACTCATGCAGGAGAATGGAAAGCTGAGAGGAAAAGACCGCTCTATCTGACTACACTAAGTAGGTAGGCAAAATGATGTGTATATTGACATTTTGTGGTACATATACTGCCCTGCCTCCTGATTACGC
The sequence above is drawn from the Merismopedia glauca CCAP 1448/3 genome and encodes:
- a CDS encoding chromophore lyase CpcT/CpeT, yielding MKTNTAIIGLAIAFVCTNTRAVYSCPDSAKQAFSSTASVPEVVAHLVGVMDTSNQAQTNPKISSVRMTTCQVRVTDMQPSAVFLYQEQALSEKLSQPYRQRFLRISAVKNSKLVESAGFKPPKPESWVGLCNQPEAKRLVSSNDLGKTECSVFLQKEGNNYVGETQPGGCPTNFKGAVKITNHITLHANGMETWDRGYDAQGNIIWGAKQEPYQYLWVNSAQLSK
- a CDS encoding carbohydrate kinase family protein, coding for MSDHRVLCLGELLFDRLADNSAASIDEVNSWTSYPGGAPANVACGLVKLGTPATFIGCVGKDASGEALVKELQSVGVDVTGIQYHPTAPTREVYVLRSPTGDREFAGFGNLPPDCFADAFLQADRLIESLFLEAEYLVLGTLELAYPETRKAVNKALDLAHKYNLKILLDVNWRSMFWLDPLEATPLIRQVIKQVDFLKLSTEEAEWLFDTIDPGAIAYRLNSVEGVLVTAGENGCYYCISESEGHIPAFGVNVVDTTGAGDAFVAGFLHQLCQCGMKQLQKPETIKNLVVYASAVGALTTTKPGAIAAQPTVAEIDVFLLEQSQK
- a CDS encoding class I SAM-dependent methyltransferase, translated to MDNNHNQELYQVISDRITNSPQNRITFAEYMDLVLYHPQQGYYARKSTQIGAQGDFFTSPHLAQDFGQLLAKQFFQMWEILGKPNSFQLVEMGAGQGIIAADILTYWQQEEPEFWQVLEYIIIEKSPQMQVQQQKLLQPFCQKTQWLDWQDILDNQITGCCFSNELVDAFPVHQLIVKDGKIQEIYLTLSPENNNFIEIADMVSTSDILDYFQTLEININSYPEGYRTEVNLAALDWLKTVSNKLKSGYLLTIDYGYSATRYYHPNRSQGTLQCYYKHQYHNNPYLNLGNQDMTAHVNFTALEITGKSFDLQTVGFTQQGLFLMVLGLGERIANISQIEVQNAQQMQKVLQRRQALHQLIDPTGLGNFGVLIQSKGLTQSPQNPPLIGLTVP
- a CDS encoding DUF3143 domain-containing protein, producing the protein MELPAPETPLYSHTLPQIEMWLTEQGCQQDPQSLNSWRIEAQKWQAELVLEIEELVVCYLDTGEQGDDLYRSFRYSLSRQDIQDAVFAGP
- a CDS encoding J domain-containing protein, which gives rise to MSNSVFANTHYGLLGLHPSASPIEIRRAYRELSKRYHPDTTDLPAKVATVKFQQLNEAYGTLSNPQRRLAYDHQIGYSRISVMQVSPDWQRPPAKTPTYRSSSAYLDPSDRPLSPGEIFALLIMGGTLLLCLLLAITIGLTRGPLMESGVVSFNSLF
- a CDS encoding Dyp-type peroxidase; the protein is MPKLQEGIYYDRGQKPAQCFSIIFLRAQTDATAPQVAELFGKLWQTYQDLKRGVVADLPGVELPPSGLTVLVGYGPKAFSLPQANRTLPQALQARNQFRSSLQGGGNPILVGSQLRYLQGLSKNLATEEIAVQFIGDTPLSVNRPILETWKILQDNTDPATGTATLSLSGIFTGFNREDGRSWIDFHDGISNLKSGNPRLQVVEIKPQTAGGDDWTIGGTYLTFLRLQVDLPVWRKLSRLDQELLVGRDKLTGCPITSLNPAGNPISETGCPFVGTKDILASGNEDFREPPQAVSDQIKQSHVQRANQLKSGNLSDPDSLRIFRQGYEFLETSANGWSFGLNFVSFQDTPARVIQMLSRTSWLKDVNFGGDPNTQPPGTSGLLSVEAAGIYLVPPVVETEKFPGESIFLRATNS